One genomic window of Candidatus Minimicrobia sp. QA0096 includes the following:
- a CDS encoding anaerobic ribonucleoside-triphosphate reductase activating protein has protein sequence MTMPPNTSDLAPSRQLKVSIGGIQKLSLVDYPGHVAVALFLSGCNMRCGYCHNPELVLPERLAPSIPVDEVMIFLKSRVGRLDGVVISGGEPTVNEDLPELCRMIKELGFDIKLDTNGTHPDIVRGMVKEGLIDFIAMDVKGPLEKYVEIAARPIDLEAIKENVRLMIDSGIDHEFRTTIVREQLEVSDFEKIGDLVKGAKRFALQHFRTGTTISPKFANYHTFTDEEFREAQKIMERYVGECVIH, from the coding sequence ATGACGATGCCGCCGAACACCAGCGACTTAGCGCCGTCGCGGCAGCTTAAGGTGTCAATCGGTGGAATTCAGAAGCTGTCGCTCGTGGATTATCCAGGGCACGTGGCGGTAGCTCTGTTTCTCTCTGGTTGCAATATGCGGTGCGGTTATTGTCATAATCCTGAATTGGTATTACCTGAACGGTTGGCACCGAGTATTCCAGTTGATGAAGTGATGATATTTCTAAAATCGCGAGTTGGTCGACTGGACGGCGTGGTGATTTCTGGCGGTGAGCCAACGGTAAACGAAGATTTGCCGGAGTTATGTCGGATGATTAAGGAACTTGGTTTTGATATTAAATTGGACACCAACGGCACGCATCCAGATATAGTTCGCGGAATGGTCAAAGAAGGACTGATTGACTTTATTGCGATGGACGTAAAAGGTCCGCTGGAAAAATATGTTGAAATTGCGGCGCGACCGATTGATTTGGAAGCGATCAAGGAGAATGTTCGGTTGATGATTGATTCGGGAATTGATCACGAATTCCGTACGACGATTGTCCGCGAGCAATTGGAAGTTAGCGATTTTGAGAAGATTGGCGATCTGGTTAAGGGCGCGAAGAGATTTGCTCTGCAGCATTTTCGCACCGGCACGACAATTAGTCCAAAGTTTGCGAATTACCACACTTTTACTGACGAAGAATTTAGAGAAGCTCAGAAAATAATGGAAAGGTACGTTGGAGAATGCGTGATTCATTAG
- a CDS encoding RNA-directed DNA polymerase → MGKLILELECSEARDLLLRPNSYCNFGLPAYFNVQNLLDCADDIVQKGGYRNSGKKSGPGAFEGVNYTLLANKDGAYAWRPYELVHPILYIELVNLLTEEKNWNCIKKRFKEMQCNDKIIAVNIPQKPDESKGNTEKEENINRWWSEIEQASIKLSLEFKYLTTTDITDCYGSLYTHSVAWALHDKKIAKANHNELDKKDGLLGNSIDNFLQDMHNRQTNGIPQGNMVSDLIAEMVLGFADMLLSKQLKKEKIEDYKILRYRDDYRIFTNSCQDAEKILLKLSSILAELNFKLNPNKTVIADNVIDASVKTDKNSLILSNYRYDNLGLQHKLFYIRNFSKIHKNSGSVSRLFGDFRKCIENLKEKPDQNDAMVAIVVDIMLNNPRTYATGASVISKLMSFDTRKERDDMYRKIERKFTDVPNVGYLDICLQRISIKSDRSRKFDEPLCKLVSRNPIISMLYESPIVTGEMVDGIWNSAWLKPSAFCELSKANFIDDTIIDELDDVISLPETEIYIMDKYDK, encoded by the coding sequence ATGGGCAAACTTATCTTAGAATTAGAGTGTTCTGAAGCCAGAGATTTATTACTGCGACCTAATTCATATTGCAATTTTGGCTTGCCTGCTTATTTTAATGTGCAAAATTTATTAGACTGTGCTGATGACATAGTACAAAAAGGAGGCTATAGAAACAGTGGCAAGAAGTCAGGACCAGGTGCTTTTGAGGGTGTAAACTACACGCTACTTGCTAACAAAGATGGTGCGTATGCCTGGCGACCATATGAGCTTGTTCATCCGATTCTTTATATCGAGCTAGTAAATTTGCTCACAGAGGAAAAGAATTGGAATTGTATTAAGAAGCGCTTCAAAGAGATGCAATGTAACGACAAGATTATAGCGGTAAACATTCCGCAAAAACCCGATGAGAGCAAAGGAAATACAGAAAAAGAAGAGAATATAAATCGTTGGTGGAGTGAGATAGAACAGGCATCAATTAAATTATCACTAGAGTTCAAATATCTTACAACTACAGATATTACAGACTGTTATGGGTCTTTGTACACACATTCTGTCGCATGGGCGCTTCATGATAAAAAAATAGCTAAAGCTAATCATAACGAATTAGATAAAAAAGATGGACTGTTGGGAAATAGTATCGATAATTTTCTACAAGATATGCATAACAGGCAGACAAACGGCATACCTCAGGGTAATATGGTGTCCGATTTGATTGCGGAGATGGTCCTTGGCTTTGCAGATATGTTACTGAGTAAACAACTGAAAAAAGAAAAAATTGAAGATTATAAGATACTTAGATACCGGGACGATTATAGAATTTTCACAAACAGTTGCCAAGACGCTGAAAAAATTCTCCTAAAGCTGAGTAGTATATTAGCGGAATTAAATTTCAAGTTGAATCCAAATAAGACGGTAATCGCGGATAATGTTATTGACGCTTCGGTTAAGACTGATAAGAATAGCCTGATTTTATCTAATTATAGATATGATAATCTTGGGCTACAACATAAGCTGTTTTATATAAGGAACTTCTCAAAAATACATAAAAATTCGGGAAGTGTGAGCAGACTGTTCGGGGATTTCCGAAAGTGTATAGAAAACCTCAAAGAAAAGCCTGATCAAAACGACGCAATGGTTGCTATTGTGGTGGATATAATGCTTAATAATCCTCGAACATATGCAACTGGTGCTTCTGTGATATCGAAGCTGATGTCATTTGATACGAGAAAGGAGCGAGATGATATGTACCGAAAAATTGAGCGTAAATTTACTGATGTTCCAAACGTGGGATATCTAGATATATGTCTGCAGCGCATTAGTATTAAATCGGATCGAAGCAGAAAATTTGATGAGCCTTTATGTAAGCTTGTATCACGTAACCCGATTATTTCTATGCTGTATGAAAGTCCTATAGTTACAGGAGAAATGGTTGATGGTATTTGGAATTCAGCATGGCTAAAGCCATCAGCATTTTGTGAATTATCTAAAGCTAATTTCATAGATGATACTATTATTGATGAGTTGGATGATGTCATATCACTCCCTGAGACGGAAATATATATAATGGATAAATATGATAAGTAA
- a CDS encoding DUF167 domain-containing protein, with amino-acid sequence MKISVHIKPNSHHREEVVKNDDETLTVYTKAPAIEGRANAATIKLLAKHFKVAPSKVKLVRGATSKYKIFEID; translated from the coding sequence ATGAAAATCTCCGTACACATTAAACCAAACTCTCACCATCGTGAGGAAGTTGTGAAAAATGACGACGAAACGTTGACGGTTTATACCAAAGCCCCAGCAATTGAAGGTCGAGCCAACGCGGCGACTATTAAATTATTGGCAAAACATTTTAAGGTTGCGCCGTCCAAAGTTAAATTAGTGCGCGGCGCAACTTCAAAGTATAAGATATTTGAGATTGATTAA
- a CDS encoding polysaccharide deacetylase family protein, which yields MRIQRKKAKPKSKKLFIIIPFLILLFSAGLFGIYFLNQSYSRQTTAPSDEKYYFADSKYSGIRSKFVTRDNKREKVSIEYPITENEKINRLISESIDKIDRDFQNTVLLATVFDKPMTETIGYQVTHNTSEALSIVINIKQDMNGAHPASMTQFWTFDKKSGEVVGLADFTEQSDEAIEAIISAAKDNISQTIKQRQQPEIDLNEIINKEALSNFIITNNGNSLAWPLGQASLLPSSYGELTITVPISSVSKYLQNPTARKFANIPKPAEKPKPAPAAPTPIVANKTIALTFDDGPGPYTEKLLDILDKYDAKATFFLIGSKVSARANTLRRMQSRGHQLGNHSWSHPELNKISTEQLSSEIDQTNNAIKQAVGINPNIIRPPYGAFNRVVLEKFRQRGMSSILWSVDTRDWADRNSEIVCSRAVAGAHNGAVILMHDIHQTSVNAVPCILDSLKQQGYSFVTVQNLIGDMTPGAVYP from the coding sequence ATGCGCATTCAGAGAAAAAAAGCAAAACCAAAATCTAAAAAACTATTTATTATCATACCATTTTTGATTTTGCTATTTTCGGCAGGGCTATTTGGGATATATTTTCTCAATCAATCATACTCGCGACAAACGACTGCGCCATCTGACGAAAAGTATTATTTTGCCGATTCGAAATATTCTGGCATTCGCTCAAAATTTGTCACCAGAGATAACAAACGAGAAAAAGTTTCAATTGAATATCCGATCACGGAAAATGAAAAGATTAATCGCTTAATTAGCGAGTCGATTGATAAAATTGATCGCGATTTTCAAAATACGGTTTTACTGGCGACAGTTTTTGATAAGCCAATGACCGAAACAATTGGCTATCAAGTCACGCACAACACTTCAGAAGCGCTGTCAATTGTCATCAATATTAAGCAGGATATGAACGGCGCACATCCAGCATCAATGACGCAATTTTGGACTTTCGACAAAAAATCTGGCGAAGTTGTCGGCTTAGCTGATTTTACAGAACAGTCCGATGAAGCCATCGAAGCAATCATATCCGCTGCCAAAGATAATATTTCTCAGACCATCAAACAACGCCAGCAGCCAGAAATTGACCTGAATGAAATCATAAATAAAGAAGCTTTGTCTAATTTCATCATCACTAATAACGGCAATTCATTGGCTTGGCCACTCGGTCAGGCGTCGCTATTACCATCATCTTACGGCGAATTGACAATTACTGTGCCAATTTCCTCCGTCTCTAAATATCTACAAAACCCAACGGCGAGAAAATTCGCTAACATCCCCAAGCCCGCAGAAAAACCAAAACCAGCACCTGCAGCTCCAACACCTATCGTCGCAAATAAAACAATTGCTCTAACTTTTGACGACGGACCTGGACCATACACTGAAAAATTATTGGACATATTAGATAAGTACGACGCCAAGGCGACATTTTTCCTAATTGGAAGTAAAGTTTCAGCACGCGCCAACACGTTACGTCGTATGCAGTCGCGCGGGCATCAATTAGGCAACCACTCTTGGTCGCATCCAGAGTTAAATAAGATTTCAACAGAGCAACTATCTAGCGAAATTGACCAAACAAATAATGCCATAAAACAAGCAGTCGGCATCAATCCCAATATCATACGTCCGCCATACGGCGCGTTTAATCGGGTAGTTTTGGAGAAGTTCCGTCAACGTGGAATGTCGTCTATTCTATGGTCTGTCGATACGCGCGACTGGGCTGATCGTAATAGTGAGATAGTCTGTTCAAGGGCTGTCGCTGGCGCTCACAACGGAGCTGTGATTTTAATGCACGATATTCATCAGACATCCGTAAATGCCGTTCCTTGCATTCTTGACTCACTCAAACAACAAGGCTATTCATTCGTAACGGTACAAAATTTAATCGGCGATATGACACCGGGCGCCGTTTATCCGTAA
- a CDS encoding ABC transporter ATP-binding protein, which produces MELEPIIKVDKLVKTYDGNNVVDGVSFEVKKGEIFGILGPNGAGKTTTLEMLEALRPIDGGVATIDGIDVAKKPKDIKNIIGIQLQSTAFYDKLTLREQLKMFGSLYGRTVDTEALLAKVQLTEKAKNYVEQLSGGQKQRFAIASTLVNNPKVLFLDEPTTGLDPQARRNLWDLIKEIRDEGITILLTTHYMDEAELLCDRLAIMDSGKIITIDTPHNLIQQLLARGFKKEQVVEQANLEDVFIDLTGKAIRD; this is translated from the coding sequence GTGGAACTTGAGCCAATTATAAAAGTCGATAAACTTGTTAAAACTTATGATGGAAATAACGTGGTCGACGGCGTGTCGTTTGAAGTTAAAAAGGGCGAGATATTTGGGATTCTTGGCCCTAACGGCGCGGGCAAAACAACAACGTTGGAGATGTTGGAAGCGCTCAGACCAATTGATGGCGGTGTGGCTACAATTGATGGCATAGATGTCGCTAAGAAACCTAAGGATATTAAGAATATAATTGGTATTCAGCTTCAGTCGACAGCTTTTTATGACAAGCTGACTTTGCGTGAACAATTGAAAATGTTTGGTAGTTTATATGGTCGGACAGTTGATACTGAGGCGCTGCTTGCTAAGGTTCAATTAACAGAAAAAGCTAAGAATTACGTCGAGCAGCTTTCTGGTGGTCAAAAACAGCGTTTTGCGATTGCCTCGACGCTGGTAAATAATCCAAAAGTACTATTTTTGGACGAGCCGACTACGGGGCTTGATCCGCAGGCGCGTAGAAATTTGTGGGATTTGATTAAGGAAATTCGTGATGAGGGAATTACGATTCTTTTGACGACGCATTATATGGACGAGGCGGAATTATTGTGTGATCGTCTGGCAATTATGGACAGTGGTAAGATTATTACAATTGATACGCCACATAATCTCATCCAACAATTATTGGCGCGTGGTTTTAAGAAGGAACAGGTTGTCGAGCAGGCCAACTTAGAGGACGTGTTTATTGATTTAACAGGAAAGGCAATTCGGGATTAA
- a CDS encoding ferredoxin--NADP reductase, producing the protein MRDSLEVEIVRVRQENPEVKTLYFARPFDFTAGQYITVFIDGSSVREGKAYSISSTPDDELMSITVKNVGGEFSSYLCSRNVGDKLQISHAYGDFNPQTEGPLVGIAAGCGLSPIWSVMASSSQPTFLYFSQKSPEYMVFENELAASNIKVKKFSTRQQIEEKDGWFNGRFNVEKIVHETPEDAHFLVCGSLPFVRDVWQKLSAAGVNELKISTETFFEQ; encoded by the coding sequence ATGCGTGATTCATTAGAGGTTGAAATTGTGCGCGTCCGTCAGGAAAATCCTGAGGTGAAGACATTATATTTTGCGCGACCGTTCGACTTTACCGCCGGACAATATATTACTGTTTTTATTGATGGTAGTAGCGTGCGTGAAGGGAAGGCTTATAGTATTTCTTCTACTCCTGACGATGAGCTAATGTCGATTACCGTGAAGAATGTTGGTGGTGAATTTTCTAGCTATTTATGTTCACGGAATGTTGGCGATAAATTGCAAATCAGCCACGCTTATGGCGATTTTAATCCGCAAACGGAAGGTCCTTTGGTCGGAATTGCTGCGGGCTGCGGACTTAGTCCAATTTGGAGCGTTATGGCAAGTTCTAGCCAGCCGACGTTTTTATATTTTAGCCAAAAATCGCCAGAATATATGGTTTTTGAAAATGAGCTAGCGGCGTCAAATATTAAAGTGAAGAAGTTCAGTACTCGCCAGCAGATTGAGGAAAAAGATGGTTGGTTTAACGGTCGATTTAATGTAGAAAAAATTGTTCATGAAACGCCAGAAGATGCGCATTTTTTGGTCTGTGGAAGTTTGCCGTTTGTTAGAGATGTTTGGCAAAAATTATCTGCGGCTGGCGTGAACGAATTGAAAATTTCAACGGAGACATTTTTCGAACAATGA
- a CDS encoding ribonucleoside triphosphate reductase, with the protein MYKSIKKRDGRTAKFDRKKIEKAIEKAGLETGEFDAAQAVELTDKVLGVLETRNQKRLPSVEDIQDIVEDALIDSKFKKTAKAYIIYRDQHKKLREITSNAHVDLIDKYLKNLDWKVNENSNMGYSLQGLNNYVSAEITKTYWLDKIYTSKIGQAHKEGDLHIHDLNLLSVYCVGWDLTDLLQEGFTGVAGKVASKPAKHFRSALGQVVNFFYTLQGEAAGAQAFSDFDTLLAPFIRADKLSYEEVKQAIQEFVFNVNVPTRVGFQTPFTNITLDLECPKHMADNPVIIGGEMQDTTYGEYQEEMNMLNKALLEVLSEGDANGRVFTFPIPTVNITKDFNWDNPVIESLWEASAKYGIPYFSNFINSDMDPEDARSMCCRLRIDNRQLEYRGGGLFGSNPMTGSVGVVTINLPRLALKSKNEKEFFKGLAELMDMAKDSLETKRKVLERLTDANLYPYTKFYLRNIKQRFNQYWKNHFSTIGLIGTNEAALNLLGVDIGTEKGKAFAEKTLDFMRDRLVEYQKETGNNYNLEATPAEGTTYRLAQLDKASFPDRAHFANGIGAEVKCPFYTNSSHLPVNYTDDLFELMDLQDNLQTKYTGGTVIHFFLGERMDDPQTLKKLVKTICENYKLPYFTFSPSFSICKNHGYIVGEHPECPKCGEATEVYSRVVGFLRPVSQWNKGKQAEFEMREHYDDAAEHQRLSAVAAA; encoded by the coding sequence ATGTATAAATCAATTAAAAAACGCGACGGTCGAACTGCTAAATTTGATCGGAAAAAAATTGAAAAAGCGATTGAAAAAGCAGGACTGGAAACTGGTGAATTTGACGCCGCTCAAGCAGTTGAATTGACCGACAAGGTTTTGGGAGTTTTGGAAACTCGTAATCAGAAACGTCTACCAAGCGTTGAAGATATTCAGGACATTGTTGAGGATGCGTTGATTGACTCTAAGTTTAAGAAGACTGCAAAGGCGTACATTATTTACCGCGATCAGCATAAAAAATTGCGCGAAATTACCTCTAATGCACACGTTGATTTGATTGATAAATATCTGAAAAATTTGGACTGGAAAGTTAATGAAAACTCTAATATGGGCTATAGTCTTCAGGGTTTGAATAACTATGTTTCAGCGGAGATTACGAAGACTTACTGGCTGGATAAAATTTATACATCGAAGATTGGGCAAGCTCACAAAGAAGGCGACTTACACATTCACGACCTTAACTTGCTAAGCGTTTATTGTGTTGGTTGGGATCTGACTGACTTATTGCAAGAAGGATTTACTGGCGTGGCTGGTAAGGTTGCTTCTAAGCCGGCTAAGCATTTCCGATCAGCGCTTGGTCAAGTCGTAAACTTCTTTTATACATTACAGGGCGAAGCGGCTGGTGCGCAGGCTTTTTCTGATTTTGATACACTATTAGCGCCGTTTATTCGTGCCGACAAATTGAGCTATGAGGAAGTAAAACAGGCTATTCAAGAATTCGTCTTTAATGTCAACGTGCCGACTCGTGTTGGTTTCCAGACGCCGTTTACCAACATTACACTTGACCTTGAATGTCCAAAACACATGGCAGATAATCCAGTGATTATTGGTGGCGAAATGCAGGACACGACTTATGGCGAATATCAAGAAGAAATGAATATGCTAAACAAGGCGCTGCTGGAGGTTCTTTCTGAGGGCGACGCTAATGGTCGAGTCTTTACCTTCCCAATTCCAACGGTTAATATCACCAAGGATTTCAATTGGGATAATCCGGTGATTGAAAGTTTGTGGGAAGCTAGCGCTAAATACGGCATTCCGTACTTCTCAAACTTCATCAATTCCGACATGGATCCAGAAGATGCGCGCTCAATGTGCTGTCGATTGCGTATAGATAATCGTCAATTGGAATATCGTGGCGGTGGCTTGTTCGGCTCAAATCCAATGACTGGTTCGGTCGGTGTGGTAACGATAAACTTGCCACGACTGGCGCTAAAATCTAAGAATGAGAAAGAGTTCTTTAAGGGATTGGCTGAACTTATGGATATGGCAAAGGACAGTTTGGAGACCAAGCGTAAAGTTTTGGAGCGATTGACCGACGCTAATTTGTATCCGTACACTAAGTTTTATTTGCGAAACATTAAGCAACGTTTCAATCAATATTGGAAGAACCATTTTTCAACTATCGGTTTGATCGGCACGAACGAGGCGGCGCTTAATTTACTAGGCGTTGATATTGGCACGGAAAAAGGTAAGGCTTTTGCTGAGAAAACGCTTGATTTTATGCGCGATCGTTTGGTGGAATATCAGAAGGAAACTGGCAATAATTACAATCTTGAGGCAACGCCAGCTGAAGGCACGACGTATCGATTGGCACAACTTGATAAAGCTAGCTTCCCAGATCGAGCACATTTTGCTAATGGAATTGGTGCGGAAGTTAAATGTCCGTTCTATACCAACTCTAGCCACTTGCCAGTTAATTACACGGACGATTTGTTTGAGTTGATGGATCTTCAGGACAATTTGCAAACCAAGTATACGGGCGGCACGGTGATTCACTTCTTCTTAGGTGAGCGCATGGACGATCCGCAAACTTTGAAAAAATTGGTGAAAACGATTTGTGAAAATTACAAATTGCCATACTTCACGTTCAGTCCAAGCTTCTCAATTTGTAAGAACCACGGCTATATTGTTGGTGAGCATCCAGAATGTCCAAAGTGTGGTGAAGCGACTGAAGTTTACTCACGTGTGGTTGGTTTCTTGCGTCCAGTTTCTCAATGGAATAAGGGCAAGCAAGCGGAATTTGAAATGAGGGAGCATTATGACGATGCCGCCGAACACCAGCGACTTAGCGCCGTCGCGGCAGCTTAA
- a CDS encoding glycoside hydrolase family 16 protein, protein MLIRKRFLNTKVKILTGVIAAGLFISGSLLTLPTGQAKGVVSDDYPLNDSTHWNTEPVWRDEFNGTSLDKDSWNIYGSGWSANNVQSCYSRSEENVNVKNGSLNLVGLYKPGARCKGNEKSGNFTSGFVETKGKKSWTYGYIEARIKMPNNKSTWPGFWLSPDKPTYGSWPRSGEIDIVETKGSNLDYAAADAHWGLSTYNKKHAQGKDLPAGFKDTTQWHTYGVKWTEGKLEYYIDGVKFHTVNGFDQPNAANAPYGPFDQPFFLRLNLAIGGDYIDGKGSKWSNAYNALAKYPKSFPATMSIDYVRVYERRTAKEINVPDNNLRTQLNKKLSTALSTNRKDDQKITDVELEKLTDLNLDAADDASEAEKIHDLTGLEAAKNLKTLSLKNNSVFDLRAVSNIKSLKSINLTINR, encoded by the coding sequence ATGTTAATAAGAAAACGCTTTTTAAATACAAAAGTTAAAATATTAACTGGAGTAATAGCCGCTGGACTATTCATTAGTGGATCACTACTTACCTTGCCGACTGGACAAGCTAAGGGTGTCGTCAGCGATGATTATCCATTAAATGATAGTACTCATTGGAACACAGAACCTGTTTGGCGTGATGAGTTTAATGGCACATCGTTAGATAAAGATTCTTGGAATATATACGGCAGCGGATGGAGCGCTAATAACGTCCAAAGCTGCTACAGTAGGAGCGAAGAGAATGTGAATGTTAAAAACGGCAGTCTAAACTTAGTAGGACTATACAAGCCTGGCGCGCGTTGCAAAGGAAATGAAAAAAGCGGCAACTTCACCTCTGGATTCGTAGAAACGAAGGGTAAGAAGTCTTGGACTTACGGCTACATCGAGGCGCGTATAAAAATGCCAAATAATAAGAGTACTTGGCCTGGTTTTTGGCTGAGTCCTGACAAACCTACATACGGCAGTTGGCCTCGCAGTGGTGAAATTGACATCGTAGAAACTAAAGGTTCTAACTTAGATTACGCCGCAGCAGACGCTCACTGGGGACTTTCAACATACAATAAAAAACATGCTCAAGGCAAGGATTTGCCAGCTGGATTCAAAGATACCACTCAGTGGCACACTTACGGCGTAAAATGGACTGAAGGAAAATTGGAATATTACATTGACGGCGTAAAGTTCCACACTGTCAACGGATTCGATCAGCCAAACGCAGCAAACGCGCCTTATGGTCCGTTTGATCAACCATTCTTCCTGCGTCTTAACTTAGCAATTGGCGGTGATTACATCGACGGTAAAGGCAGTAAATGGTCAAACGCCTACAATGCCCTAGCTAAATATCCAAAGTCATTCCCAGCAACTATGTCAATCGATTATGTTCGCGTATACGAAAGGCGAACAGCTAAGGAAATAAACGTGCCAGATAACAATTTGCGCACTCAACTTAATAAAAAACTGTCGACAGCGCTTAGCACTAATCGTAAAGACGATCAAAAAATTACTGACGTAGAGTTGGAAAAATTGACAGATCTTAACTTGGATGCAGCTGACGACGCATCAGAAGCAGAAAAGATTCACGATTTAACAGGCTTAGAGGCAGCTAAAAACCTTAAGACTTTATCTCTTAAGAACAACTCCGTCTTCGACTTAAGAGCGGTTTCTAACATCAAATCTCTAAAGTCAATAAACCTAACGATTAATCGCTAA
- a CDS encoding family 16 glycosylhydrolase yields the protein MLIKRRFFNTKVKIVTAVMAVGVLVGGALFTLPMDNAKGAGSPYPPTDSENWNPEPVWRDEFDGNSLDGTKWTALNGGWKDEGQQVRNCYTRSDENINVSGGSLNLIGLHKPGATCTGGNTKTGNFTSGFVQTKNKAYFKYGYIEARIKMPKNKSTWPGFWMSPNNSPYSAGWPDWGEIDIVEAKGSNHQFAASDAHWRDKNTPTGQTGSHRNRQGVIPPSKFGTNNDTTEWHTYGVKWTEGKLEYFIDGEWHHTITEFKNSNSTGSPNGPFDQDFFLRLNLAIGGNYIDSPWDDPTSSVGAANGEGFPATMSIDYVRVYEMRKPKEVEVKDTQLRKLLNEKLGEKLGTTRTDNQKITDVELEKLTDLNLDNSNITDLTGIEAAKNLQNLSLNHNSISNLSPLAGLTSLKTLSLKENAIADISPLNGLTSLTSLRLEDQRVSVKPNDKLFASPLKFLAGGIVPITNSAEVVNDTTNPGNIRLLSLPASGTSPILNSTWETHLGTLGGAYYMAFSGTLAIDTSAITGAGQPQPQPQPQPQPGNPSAAAHNPANKPQNAVSGLLANTGFNAFLGVIATLALVAAGLFILR from the coding sequence ATGTTAATAAAAAGACGTTTTTTTAATACAAAAGTTAAAATAGTAACTGCGGTAATGGCTGTTGGTGTTCTTGTTGGTGGGGCGTTATTTACTCTGCCAATGGACAACGCCAAAGGTGCAGGAAGTCCATATCCGCCAACAGATAGTGAAAACTGGAATCCAGAACCTGTTTGGCGTGACGAGTTTGACGGAAATTCGCTAGATGGGACCAAATGGACAGCTCTTAATGGCGGATGGAAAGACGAAGGCCAACAAGTTCGAAACTGCTACACGAGATCAGATGAGAACATTAATGTCAGTGGCGGTAGCTTAAATCTAATTGGACTACACAAACCAGGAGCAACTTGTACTGGTGGTAACACTAAAACTGGTAACTTCACTTCTGGATTCGTACAGACTAAAAATAAGGCATATTTTAAATATGGCTACATCGAAGCTCGCATAAAAATGCCAAAGAATAAGAGCACTTGGCCTGGTTTTTGGATGAGTCCTAATAACTCTCCGTACAGTGCTGGTTGGCCTGATTGGGGCGAGATCGACATCGTAGAGGCAAAAGGCTCTAATCACCAATTTGCTGCATCCGACGCACACTGGCGAGATAAGAATACGCCGACCGGTCAAACTGGTAGTCACAGAAACCGCCAAGGCGTTATTCCACCAAGTAAGTTCGGCACTAATAATGACACTACGGAGTGGCACACATACGGTGTAAAATGGACTGAAGGTAAACTTGAATACTTCATTGACGGAGAATGGCATCATACAATTACCGAATTTAAGAATTCAAACTCCACAGGAAGTCCTAATGGACCATTTGATCAAGACTTCTTCTTGCGACTTAACTTAGCCATTGGCGGCAATTACATTGATTCTCCATGGGATGATCCTACCAGCTCAGTAGGAGCTGCAAACGGAGAGGGCTTCCCGGCAACTATGTCAATCGACTACGTCCGCGTGTACGAGATGCGAAAACCCAAAGAGGTTGAAGTCAAAGACACACAACTGCGCAAGTTGCTTAATGAAAAACTAGGAGAAAAACTTGGTACAACTCGTACGGACAATCAAAAAATTACTGACGTAGAGTTGGAAAAATTGACAGATCTTAACCTGGACAACTCAAACATTACCGACCTAACTGGAATAGAAGCTGCCAAGAATCTTCAGAACTTGTCATTAAATCACAACTCAATCTCAAATCTAAGCCCACTAGCTGGATTGACTTCCCTAAAGACTCTATCCCTAAAAGAGAATGCCATCGCCGACATAAGTCCACTAAATGGATTAACATCCCTAACTTCCTTACGTCTTGAAGATCAGCGAGTTAGTGTTAAGCCTAACGACAAATTGTTTGCTTCACCATTGAAGTTTCTAGCAGGAGGCATAGTTCCTATAACCAACTCAGCGGAAGTCGTCAACGATACTACAAATCCTGGAAATATTCGGCTATTATCGCTACCAGCCAGCGGAACATCCCCTATATTGAATAGTACTTGGGAAACTCATCTAGGAACCTTAGGAGGAGCTTACTATATGGCGTTTAGTGGCACTCTAGCTATTGACACATCAGCGATCACTGGGGCAGGTCAACCACAGCCTCAGCCGCAGCCTCAGCCGCAGCCTGGAAATCCGTCAGCTGCCGCTCATAATCCAGCTAATAAGCCTCAGAATGCTGTAAGCGGTCTACTCGCAAACACAGGATTTAATGCCTTCTTAGGTGTTATCGCCACTCTAGCATTAGTTGCCGCAGGACTATTCATTCTACGCTAA